A genomic region of Halomonas aestuarii contains the following coding sequences:
- the mraY gene encoding phospho-N-acetylmuramoyl-pentapeptide-transferase translates to MLLFLADFLAQFQSAFNVFDYLTLRMILGTLTALVLCLWLGPVMIRRLVERQIGQAVRDDGPQSHLSKAGTPTMGGAMILMAIAVSTLLWGDLTNHYVWLVLAVTLGFGAIGWVDDFRKVVEKNPRGLPARWKYFWQSLIGLSAAVLLYVTAASPVETSLIVPVFKEFVLPLGVFYIVLTYLVIVGSSNAVNLTDGLDGLAIMPTVLVAMGLAVFAYASGNTVFSDYLQIPFIPGAGELAVFCATIAGAGLGFLWFNTYPAQVFMGDVGALALGAALGVVAVIVRQEVVLFIMGGIFVMETVSVILQVGSYKLTGRRIFRMAPLHHHYELKGWPEPRVIVRFWIITVVLVLIGLATLKVR, encoded by the coding sequence ATGCTGCTCTTTCTGGCTGACTTTCTGGCGCAATTCCAGAGTGCCTTCAACGTTTTCGACTATCTGACCCTGCGCATGATCCTGGGGACCCTGACCGCCCTGGTGCTCTGTCTGTGGCTGGGGCCGGTGATGATCCGTCGCCTGGTGGAACGCCAGATCGGCCAGGCGGTGCGCGACGACGGCCCCCAGTCCCACCTCTCCAAGGCCGGCACGCCGACCATGGGCGGCGCGATGATCCTGATGGCCATCGCGGTGAGCACCCTGCTGTGGGGCGACCTCACCAACCACTACGTGTGGCTGGTGCTGGCGGTGACGCTGGGCTTCGGCGCCATCGGCTGGGTGGATGACTTCCGCAAGGTGGTGGAGAAGAACCCGCGGGGCTTGCCGGCCCGCTGGAAGTACTTCTGGCAGTCGCTGATCGGCCTGTCGGCCGCGGTGCTGCTCTATGTCACGGCGGCCTCGCCGGTGGAGACCAGCCTGATCGTGCCGGTCTTCAAGGAGTTCGTGCTGCCGCTGGGCGTCTTCTACATCGTGCTGACCTACCTGGTCATCGTCGGCAGCTCCAACGCGGTCAACCTCACCGACGGCCTGGACGGCCTGGCGATCATGCCCACGGTGCTGGTGGCCATGGGCCTGGCCGTGTTCGCCTACGCCAGCGGCAACACGGTCTTCTCTGACTACCTGCAGATTCCCTTCATCCCCGGTGCCGGCGAGCTGGCGGTCTTCTGCGCCACCATCGCCGGGGCCGGGCTCGGCTTCCTGTGGTTCAACACCTACCCGGCCCAGGTCTTCATGGGGGACGTGGGGGCGCTCGCACTGGGCGCGGCCCTCGGCGTGGTGGCGGTGATCGTGCGCCAGGAGGTGGTGCTGTTCATCATGGGCGGGATCTTCGTCATGGAGACCGTCTCGGTGATCCTGCAGGTGGGCTCCTACAAGCTCACCGGGCGCCGCATCTTCCGCATGGCGCCGCTGCACCACCATTACGAGCTCAAGGGCTGGCCGGAGCCACGGGTCATCGTGCGCTTCTGGATCATCACCGTGGTCCTGGTCCTGATCGGCCTGGCCACCCTGAAGGTCCGCTGA
- a CDS encoding peptidoglycan D,D-transpeptidase FtsI family protein, with the protein MSDASRSGVTPRRPPPMAPMGKARYRVMMTLVALGLALLAGRIVDLHVFDRSFLQGQGDARTLRTDTIPAHRGMITDRHGEPLAISTPVVTLWANPQDLPEDDIQRLMLANALGQELDALNERIARYAEREFMYLQRRMTPEAAQQVLDLRIPGVHAREEYKRYYPAGEVTAQLLGVTNIDDQGQEGLELAYQPYLAGVPGKRRVLKDRRGRLVRDLAMLQEAQPGGDLTLALDQRLQYMAYRELKAAVTENDADGGIVVMLDARSGEVLAMANQPSYNPNNRAGLDPQGLRNRAIVDVYEPGSVMKPLAMAAMLETGDLPLDTVVDTSPGWMVIDRFTIKDIRNYGKLTLAGILEKSSNIGMSKLALRLDDPVVPAKYRALGLGQSPGTGFPGESTGSIPAPVRWSSSQWAALSYGYGLSVSALQLASAYTAIANEGRRLPPSLLKLGQSPAGEQVIDPDVARRILGMMDQVVEPGTGARRALVPGYRVAGKTGTVRKTDAGGYQEKAYRGLFVGIAPVSNPRIVTVVMIDHPRGDSYYGGAVAAPVFSRVAGNALRLLDVPPDARDPES; encoded by the coding sequence ATGAGCGACGCATCCCGCAGCGGCGTGACGCCGCGTCGTCCTCCCCCCATGGCGCCCATGGGCAAGGCTCGCTATCGGGTGATGATGACCCTGGTTGCGCTGGGGCTTGCCCTGCTGGCGGGGCGCATCGTCGACCTGCACGTCTTCGACCGATCCTTCCTGCAGGGGCAGGGCGATGCCCGGACCCTGCGCACCGATACCATCCCCGCCCACCGTGGCATGATCACCGACCGGCACGGCGAGCCGCTGGCCATCTCCACGCCGGTGGTGACCCTCTGGGCCAACCCCCAGGACCTGCCGGAGGACGACATCCAGCGCCTCATGCTGGCGAACGCCCTCGGGCAGGAGCTCGATGCCCTCAACGAGCGCATCGCGCGCTACGCGGAGCGGGAGTTCATGTACCTGCAGCGCCGCATGACCCCCGAGGCGGCGCAGCAGGTGCTCGACCTGCGCATTCCCGGCGTCCACGCCCGCGAGGAGTACAAGCGCTACTATCCGGCCGGCGAGGTGACCGCCCAGCTGCTGGGGGTGACTAACATCGACGACCAGGGGCAGGAGGGCCTGGAGCTGGCCTACCAGCCCTACCTCGCGGGAGTCCCCGGCAAGCGTCGGGTCCTCAAGGACCGCCGCGGGCGCCTGGTGCGCGACCTGGCCATGCTGCAGGAGGCGCAGCCCGGCGGCGACCTCACCCTGGCCCTGGACCAGCGCCTGCAGTACATGGCCTACCGCGAGCTCAAGGCGGCGGTCACCGAGAATGATGCCGACGGCGGCATCGTGGTGATGCTGGACGCCCGCAGCGGGGAGGTGCTGGCCATGGCCAACCAGCCCTCCTACAACCCCAACAACCGGGCCGGGCTCGACCCCCAGGGCCTGCGCAACCGGGCCATCGTCGATGTCTACGAGCCGGGGTCGGTCATGAAGCCGCTGGCGATGGCGGCCATGCTCGAGACGGGTGACCTGCCCCTGGATACGGTGGTCGACACCTCGCCGGGCTGGATGGTCATCGACCGCTTCACCATCAAGGATATTCGCAACTACGGCAAGCTGACCCTGGCCGGCATCCTCGAGAAGTCCTCGAACATCGGCATGTCCAAGCTGGCCCTGCGCCTGGACGACCCCGTGGTCCCGGCCAAGTATCGCGCCCTGGGGCTGGGGCAGAGCCCGGGCACCGGCTTCCCCGGCGAGTCCACCGGCAGCATTCCGGCGCCGGTGCGCTGGTCGAGCAGCCAGTGGGCGGCCCTCTCCTATGGGTATGGCCTGTCCGTCTCGGCGCTGCAGCTGGCCAGTGCCTATACCGCCATCGCCAACGAGGGGCGCCGCCTGCCGCCCTCGCTGCTCAAGCTCGGTCAGTCGCCGGCCGGCGAACAGGTCATCGACCCGGACGTGGCCCGGCGGATACTCGGGATGATGGACCAGGTCGTCGAACCCGGCACCGGCGCCCGTCGGGCCCTTGTGCCTGGCTATCGGGTGGCCGGCAAGACGGGCACCGTGCGCAAGACCGATGCCGGCGGCTACCAGGAGAAGGCCTACCGTGGCCTCTTCGTCGGTATCGCCCCCGTCTCGAATCCCCGGATCGTCACCGTGGTCATGATCGACCATCCGCGGGGCGACAGTTATTACGGCGGGGCAGTGGCGGCGCCGGTCTTCTCCCGGGTGGCTGGCAATGCCTTGCGCCTGCTCGACGTGCCGCCGGATGCCCGGGACCCGGAATCATGA
- the rsmH gene encoding 16S rRNA (cytosine(1402)-N(4))-methyltransferase RsmH produces the protein MPSSAPESPVRGFRHASVLLDGAVEALVHDPAGAYLDGTFGRGGHSRAILERLAPEGRLLAIDRDPQAVAEAGGITDARFTIERGEFARLGEIAERHGLHGRLAGVLLDVGVSSPQLDDAERGFSFLRDGPLDMRMDPDHGESAAGFLARASEGEIVRVFKTYGEERFARRLARAIVARRAERPFERTADLAEVVKAAHPAWEKGKHPATRVFQALRIQVNGELEQLDAALEAALEALAPGGHLVVISFHSLEDRRVKCFIRDHVRGDTDLPRGVPLRDDQLKRRLEALGKARRPSAEEVQENPRARSAVMRVARKRY, from the coding sequence ATGCCGTCATCCGCTCCCGAATCACCCGTCCGCGGTTTTCGCCATGCCAGCGTGCTGCTCGATGGCGCGGTCGAGGCCCTGGTCCATGACCCGGCCGGTGCCTATCTCGACGGCACCTTCGGGCGCGGTGGTCACTCCCGGGCGATCCTCGAGCGCCTTGCGCCCGAGGGGCGCCTGCTGGCCATCGATCGCGACCCTCAGGCCGTCGCCGAGGCGGGGGGCATCACCGATGCCCGCTTCACCATCGAGCGGGGCGAGTTTGCCCGGCTCGGCGAGATCGCCGAGCGCCATGGCCTGCATGGCCGGCTGGCCGGGGTCCTGCTCGACGTGGGGGTCTCGTCCCCCCAGCTCGATGATGCCGAGCGCGGTTTCAGCTTCCTGCGCGACGGCCCCCTGGACATGCGCATGGATCCCGACCACGGCGAGAGTGCCGCCGGTTTTCTGGCGCGCGCCAGCGAGGGCGAGATCGTGCGGGTCTTCAAGACCTATGGCGAGGAGCGCTTCGCGCGCCGCCTGGCCCGGGCTATCGTGGCCCGGCGTGCCGAGCGACCCTTCGAGCGGACGGCGGACCTCGCCGAGGTGGTCAAGGCGGCCCATCCCGCCTGGGAGAAGGGCAAACATCCCGCCACCCGGGTCTTCCAGGCCCTGCGCATCCAGGTCAATGGCGAGCTGGAACAGCTGGATGCCGCCCTCGAGGCGGCCCTGGAGGCCCTCGCCCCGGGCGGTCACCTGGTGGTGATCAGCTTCCATTCGCTGGAGGATCGCCGGGTCAAGTGCTTCATCCGCGACCATGTGCGGGGGGACACCGACCTGCCCCGCGGCGTGCCGCTGCGCGATGATCAGCTCAAGCGGCGCCTGGAGGCGCTGGGCAAGGCGCGTCGACCTTCCGCCGAGGAGGTTCAGGAGAACCCTCGGGCGCGCAGTGCGGTGATGCGTGTGGCACGCAAACGATACTGA
- a CDS encoding UDP-N-acetylmuramoyl-tripeptide--D-alanyl-D-alanine ligase — protein sequence MSGVGLQTLHEVADALGLTRPDEDPAVGAIVTDTRKLAPGALFVALRGERFDAHEFVAQAREAGAVAALVERPVDDPLPQLVVPDTRLALGLLARARRRAWGGALVAVTGNSGKTTVKQMLATLLGRSGATLATEGNLNNDIGAPLTLLALEPGHRQAVVELGANHLGEIAWTTALAGPRVAVITNVTGAHVGEFGGMGRIAQAKAEILAGLPDDGVAVLNRDDAFFAAWAGLAAPREVLDFGLDPRARLRAEALACDALGRYAFTLVRDGREIGRVRLALLGRHNVANALAAAAAALAMGLEEAEVLAGLEAVAPMTGRMSVVEGLNGTYLLDDTYNANPGAVKAALDVLVTLPAPHWCLLGAMGELGGESDRLHAELGHYAREQGVDFLGTLGEPARPASQAFGEGGSHFDDREALMRHVLHHLPPGASVLVKGSRSAGMEHVVAALRADASR from the coding sequence ATGAGCGGCGTGGGCCTGCAGACGCTGCACGAGGTGGCCGACGCCCTCGGGCTGACGCGGCCCGACGAGGATCCGGCCGTCGGCGCCATCGTCACCGATACCCGGAAGCTCGCGCCCGGGGCGCTGTTCGTGGCGCTGCGCGGCGAGCGCTTCGATGCCCACGAGTTCGTGGCTCAGGCCCGCGAGGCCGGGGCCGTGGCGGCGCTCGTCGAGCGGCCGGTGGACGACCCGCTGCCCCAGCTGGTGGTGCCCGACACCCGTCTCGCCCTGGGGCTGCTGGCGCGGGCGCGGCGCCGGGCCTGGGGCGGGGCCCTGGTCGCCGTCACCGGCAACAGCGGCAAGACTACGGTCAAGCAGATGCTGGCGACCCTGCTGGGCCGCAGCGGGGCGACGCTCGCCACCGAGGGCAACCTCAACAACGATATCGGCGCGCCCCTGACCCTGCTGGCCCTCGAGCCGGGCCACCGCCAGGCGGTGGTGGAGCTGGGGGCCAACCACCTCGGCGAGATCGCCTGGACCACGGCCCTGGCCGGCCCTCGGGTGGCGGTGATCACCAACGTCACCGGCGCCCACGTGGGCGAGTTCGGCGGCATGGGCCGCATCGCCCAGGCCAAGGCCGAGATCCTGGCCGGCCTGCCCGACGACGGCGTGGCCGTGCTCAATCGCGACGATGCCTTCTTCGCGGCCTGGGCGGGCCTCGCCGCGCCGCGGGAGGTGCTCGACTTCGGGCTGGACCCGAGGGCCCGCCTTCGGGCCGAGGCGCTGGCCTGCGACGCCCTTGGGCGCTATGCTTTCACGCTTGTTCGGGACGGCCGCGAGATCGGCCGGGTGCGGTTGGCCCTGCTGGGGCGTCACAACGTGGCCAATGCCCTGGCCGCCGCCGCGGCGGCGCTGGCCATGGGACTCGAGGAGGCCGAGGTGCTGGCCGGACTCGAGGCGGTGGCGCCGATGACGGGCCGGATGAGCGTCGTGGAAGGCCTCAACGGCACGTACCTGCTGGACGATACCTATAATGCCAACCCCGGCGCGGTGAAGGCGGCGCTCGATGTCCTCGTGACGCTGCCGGCACCGCACTGGTGCCTGCTCGGCGCCATGGGAGAACTGGGAGGCGAGTCCGACCGGCTGCATGCCGAGCTCGGGCACTACGCGCGGGAACAGGGGGTCGATTTTCTGGGTACCCTCGGCGAGCCGGCACGGCCGGCCAGCCAGGCCTTCGGCGAAGGCGGGTCCCATTTCGACGACCGGGAGGCGCTGATGCGCCACGTCCTCCACCATCTACCGCCCGGGGCCAGCGTGCTGGTCAAGGGTTCGCGCAGTGCCGGCATGGAACACGTCGTTGCCGCCCTGCGCGCGGATGCTTCAAGGTGA
- the ftsL gene encoding cell division protein FtsL, whose amino-acid sequence MAQGRSPVTSSFGWPLRLGASPMLLLVALLLAACLASALGVITTSHLTRDQYARLQHLEREHQQLQTEWGQLLLEESAWSSPARVERLAQERLEMRLPDIDEVEVIRP is encoded by the coding sequence ATGGCACAGGGACGATCCCCGGTAACCTCCTCCTTCGGCTGGCCCCTGCGCCTGGGGGCGTCACCGATGCTGCTGCTGGTCGCCCTCCTGCTGGCGGCCTGCCTGGCCTCGGCCCTGGGGGTGATCACCACCAGTCACCTGACCCGTGACCAGTACGCGCGCCTTCAGCACCTCGAGCGCGAACATCAGCAGCTGCAGACCGAATGGGGTCAGCTGCTGCTCGAGGAGAGCGCCTGGTCGTCGCCGGCACGGGTCGAACGCCTGGCCCAGGAGCGCCTGGAGATGCGCCTGCCCGACATCGACGAGGTCGAGGTCATCCGGCCATGA
- a CDS encoding UDP-N-acetylmuramoyl-L-alanyl-D-glutamate--2,6-diaminopimelate ligase — translation MQLSAERLEAGLVGLWPECRLALEDLSLPDTVRLVLDSRRVGEGDVFVAVPGVAADGRAYIDQALAAGASLVLAHDDGTPGPDSDRVLWLSGLREAQGELGRVLFEVPRELELIGVTGTNGKSSVTHYLAELSLALGVDAGLVGTLGHGRPGALTAGHLTTPGPLALQAAIGELAAEGVRRVAMEVSSHALEQGRLDGCSLQAAVFTNLSRDHLDYHGSMAAYAAAKARLFRRHELELAVVNGDDPLARLMLAGVHRGVRVLAVGEDEAVTLRVVEWLAHAGGQRALIATPDGERELELALMGRFTLDNVLLAIATLHGLGHSLEALFEAAADLAPVPGRMERLSRPGAPTVVIDYAHTPDALDNALAALRAHLPGDGRLWCLFGCGGDRDSGKRPLMAEAAARHADVLVVTDDNPRGEAPETIRAQVLEGLDDAPNREVIEVAGRGEAIARVLAEAAPDDVVLIAGKGHEDYQEVAGVRHAFSDLAEAERGLARRAAEGGR, via the coding sequence ATGCAGCTGAGTGCCGAGCGACTCGAGGCGGGCCTGGTCGGGCTCTGGCCCGAGTGCCGCCTTGCCCTGGAGGACCTCTCCCTGCCCGACACCGTGCGCCTCGTGCTCGACAGCCGTCGGGTCGGAGAGGGGGACGTCTTCGTGGCGGTGCCCGGGGTCGCGGCCGACGGGCGAGCGTACATCGACCAGGCGCTGGCGGCCGGGGCGTCGCTGGTGCTGGCCCATGATGACGGTACGCCCGGGCCGGACAGCGACCGGGTGCTTTGGCTGTCGGGGCTGCGCGAGGCCCAGGGCGAGCTGGGCCGGGTCCTGTTCGAGGTGCCCCGGGAGCTGGAGCTGATCGGCGTCACCGGCACCAACGGCAAGAGCTCCGTGACGCACTACCTGGCCGAACTGAGCCTTGCCCTCGGGGTGGATGCCGGCCTGGTCGGCACCCTGGGCCATGGGCGCCCCGGCGCCCTGACGGCCGGCCACCTGACCACGCCGGGTCCCCTGGCCCTGCAGGCGGCGATCGGCGAGCTGGCCGCCGAGGGGGTGCGGCGCGTGGCCATGGAGGTCTCCTCACACGCCCTGGAGCAGGGGCGCCTCGACGGCTGCAGCCTGCAGGCCGCGGTGTTCACCAACCTGAGTCGCGACCACCTGGACTACCACGGCAGCATGGCGGCCTATGCCGCCGCCAAGGCGCGGCTGTTCCGTCGCCATGAGCTCGAGCTCGCCGTGGTCAACGGCGACGATCCGCTGGCGCGACTGATGCTCGCCGGGGTGCACCGTGGCGTGCGCGTCCTGGCGGTGGGCGAGGACGAGGCGGTGACCCTGCGCGTCGTCGAGTGGCTCGCCCATGCCGGCGGCCAGCGGGCGCTGATCGCCACGCCGGACGGCGAGCGCGAGCTTGAGCTCGCGCTGATGGGTCGCTTCACCCTGGACAACGTGCTGCTGGCCATCGCCACCCTCCATGGCCTGGGGCATTCCCTGGAGGCGCTCTTCGAGGCGGCCGCCGACCTCGCCCCGGTACCCGGGCGCATGGAGCGCCTGTCGCGTCCCGGCGCGCCCACGGTGGTCATCGACTACGCCCATACCCCGGACGCCCTGGATAACGCCCTGGCGGCGCTGCGTGCACACCTTCCGGGCGACGGCCGGCTGTGGTGCCTGTTCGGCTGCGGCGGCGACCGCGACAGCGGCAAGCGCCCCCTGATGGCCGAGGCCGCGGCGCGCCATGCCGACGTGCTGGTGGTCACCGACGACAATCCACGCGGCGAGGCCCCCGAGACGATCCGCGCCCAGGTCCTGGAGGGCCTGGACGACGCGCCGAACCGCGAGGTCATCGAGGTGGCCGGTCGCGGCGAAGCCATCGCCCGGGTGCTGGCCGAGGCCGCCCCGGACGACGTGGTGCTGATCGCCGGCAAGGGCCATGAGGACTATCAGGAGGTGGCAGGGGTGCGCCATGCCTTCTCGGACCTCGCCGAGGCCGAGCGTGGCCTGGCGCGCCGTGCCGCGGAGGGCGGACGATGA